In Triticum urartu cultivar G1812 chromosome 6, Tu2.1, whole genome shotgun sequence, the following proteins share a genomic window:
- the LOC125513301 gene encoding uncharacterized protein LOC125513301 isoform X2 has translation MLNLSDHDEVQPDDVQEEIDLDDYDEMLEFLGPKRLEMLMTCQVTALKSMKMYYVVDDKLKDWLMGSAVMYRMAIQAFGSGQVHEESRNATTSKLR, from the exons ATGCTCAATCTTAGTGACCATGATGAGGTTCAACCTgatgatgttcaagaggagatcGACCTAGATGATTACGATGAGATGCTCGAGTTCTTAGGTCCCAAACGACTAGAGATGTTGATGACATGCCAAGTGACGGCATTGAAGAGCATGAAG ATGTACTATGTTGTGGATGACAAACTGAAGGATTGGCTAATGGGAAGCGCTGTGATGTATCGCATGGCCATACAAGCAT TTGGAAGTGGACAAGTCCATGAAGAAAGCAGGAATGCGACCACAAGCAAGCTGAGGTAA
- the LOC125513301 gene encoding uncharacterized protein LOC125513301 isoform X1 encodes MLNLSDHDEVQPDDVQEEIDLDDYDEMLEFLGPKRLEMLMTCQVTALKSMKTVKQLNGETLAGLVDKIDIDILMTSTNRDKWSGTKWPENLIEKVFNRLTVKTFAMSKLNNESTSD; translated from the exons ATGCTCAATCTTAGTGACCATGATGAGGTTCAACCTgatgatgttcaagaggagatcGACCTAGATGATTACGATGAGATGCTCGAGTTCTTAGGTCCCAAACGACTAGAGATGTTGATGACATGCCAAGTGACGGCATTGAAGAGCATGAAG ACTGTGAAGCAACTCAATGGAGAAACACTAGCGGGGCTGGTAGATAAAATTGACATCGACATACTGATGACAAGTACAAACAGGGACAAATGGTCAGGCACCAAGTGGCCGGAAAATCTGATTGAAAAGGTTTTCAATCGACTGACAGTGAAAACTTTTGCAATGAGTAAACTGAACAATGAATCAACTTCAGATTAA